The Streptomyces fungicidicus nucleotide sequence GCACCGCAGGCGGCTTCCACCCGCGCCTGTGGCTCGGCGGCGAGGAGGAACTGCTGGCCGCCGACCTGGTCGCCGACGGCTGGTGGCTCACCTACGCCGATCACCTGACGATCCACCACCAGGCGTCCGAGGCACGGGACGCGACCCTGCGCCGGAGGCACGGCATCCGCAACACCCTGTGGTTCACCTGGCTGCGCCGCCCGGCCCGGCCCGCCCTGCGCCGCACCCTGAACCTGGCCCGTACCGTGCCGCGCGACACGGCCTCCCTGCGCGCCTTCGCGGAGGCGGCCGCGGCCCTGCCCTGGGTACTGCGGGAGCGCCGCGTCCTGCCCCGCGAGGTCGAGTCCCGGCTGCGCCTGCTCGAACCCGCCCAGCGCACCTCCACGGCCCGCCGCTACACCGGCTGAGACGCACCGCCCGCCCGCCGGCGCCGACCCGCGCGCCCGCCCGTGCTAACCGGTGCCCGCGCGTGTCGCCAGCACCTGCACCAGCCGGTCCGCTCCGTCCGGCACCCGCCCCTCACGGAACGCGTCCCGCATCTGCCGGGCGGCCACCCGGCCCGAGGTCAGACACCAGTCCCACCAGCGGTCCAGCCGCCTGGCGTCCACCTGTTCGGCGCCCACCAGCGCGGGCCACCCGCAGGCCCGGGCCTGCGCGGTCACCTTGGCGCCGCCCGCGACCGGGTCCACCGCCAGCACCGGCGTGCCGACCCGCAGCCCGAGGACCAGCCCGTGCAGCCGGTCGGTGACGACGAGGTCGAGCCGCGCCAGCACCGACTCCACCTGCGCCGGCGTCGCGCTCAGATGCCAGTCGCGGGTGTCCAGCCGGGTCTCCAGCTCCAGTCGGGCACAGTCCTTCCCGGCCAGCCAGCGCGTCACCCGCTCCGACACCTGTTCGTGCCGTCGCCGCGGCCCGTACTCGTGCTGCCCGTCGGTGAGGATCACCCCGACCACGGGCCGGGCGGGCACCGCGGGGGCGCGGGCCGCCAGGTCCTCGGAGGGCTCGCTGCCGGGGCCGTCCCGCGCCAGCACGCGGTGGAAGCCGCGCGCCGCCTCCCCGTCGGGGTCGATCACCGACGTCCCCACGGCGATCCGCACACAGTGCGCGAAACGCCGGTGCAGCTCCTCGACCTGCGGCCCGTGCAGCGGCCCGCACACGAACACCAGATGGGAGTAGTCACCGGGCCGTACGTCGTCGAAGTGCAGGTCCGCCGGCCGGAAGCCGGGGCTCCAGACGACGTCGTACGCCATTCCCGCGCCGCGCAGAACCTCCTCCACCCGGCGCAGGGCCAGCACGTCCCCGGCGGTGGCCTCGCCGTCGCGGAAGCTGAACCAGCCGGTCAGCAGGACCCTTCGGGGTCCCGAACGCTCTCGTCCGTACACGATGCGCACCGAGTGCCCCACTCCGGCGCGGGGCAATCGGCCCGGCGCGGGTCAGCCGGCGCGGGGCGCCGGAGCCGGCTGCCGCCTCACCGCCGGGTGGCCGGCCGGCGCCCGCAGCGCCTGGTCCCGGGCACGCTCGGCCACCTCGCGCGCCTCGGCCACGACGTCACCGCGCTCCCGCACCAGTCCGTCGTAGACCGTAGGCCGTCGGGGGCGGGGGGAGAGGATGTCATGGGGACTGCTCCAGCCTCCGTCGCGGACAGAACCTGACCGCGAGGGCGGCTAGCGTGCCGGTATGACGAAGACGAAGCGGGGCGCCGCCCCCGCGCCGGCCGGTGTGCTCGGCGCCCGGGCACTGAACCGGGCCACCCTCGCGCGGCAGCTGCTGCTGCGCCGCTCGCCGATGACCGCCGAGGAGGCGGTCGGTCACCTCGTCGGGCTCCAGGCGCAGAACGTCAAGCCGCCCTACTACGCGCTCGCCGCCCGCCTCGACGGCTTCACGCCCGAGGCGCTGTCCGGGCCGATGGCCTCCCGCGCGGTCGCCCGCCTCGTCACCCTGCGCTCGACCATCCACACCCACACCGCCGACGACTGCCTCACCCTGCGCCCCCTGGTGCAGCCCGCCCGCGACCGCGAGCTCAACTCGTTCCGCAAGGGCCTCGCGGGTGTCTGCCCGGACCGGCTCGCCGCCCTCGCCCGAGAACTCGTCGAGGCCGAACCGCGCACGATGGGTCAACTGCGCGAGGCCCTGCTGAAGGAGTGGCCCGACGCCGACCCGGGGGCCCTCGCCGTCGCCGCCCGCTGCAAGCTGCCCCTGGTGCAGATCACGCCGCGCGGACTGTGGGGCCGCTCGGGACAGGTCACGCTCACCACCGCGGAGCACTGGCTGGGCAGGCCCGCCGAGCCCGCCCCGTCGCCGGACGGCACCGTGCTGCGCTACCTCGCCGCCTTCGGACCGGCCTCCGTGAAGGACATGCAGGTCTGGGCCGGCCTGACCCGGCTGCGGGAGGCCTTCGAACGCCTCCGCCCGCGGCTGGTCACCTTCCGCGACGACAACGGCGTGGAGCTCTTCGACCTGCCGGACGCGCCCCGCCCCGACCCGGACAGCCCGGCCCCGCCGCGCTTCCTGCCGGAGTTCGACAACCTGCTCCTCTCCCACGCCGACCGCGCCCGCGTCGTACCGCCCGAATACCGGGGCCGCCACTGGCGGGGCAACATCGCCTACCGCACCCTCCTCGTCGACGGGTTCCTCGCGGGGCTGTGGCGGCTGGACGGGGACGCCCTCGTCATCGAGACGTTCGGCCGGCTCGGCAGGGACCGGTGGGAGGAGGTCGCCGCCGAGGGGGAGCGGATGCTCCGCGTCCTGCACCCGGGGACGGCGTACGACGTCCGCCCCGGGACCGTGCGGGGGTGAACCCGGACATGGAGAGGGGGCGCTGCGGGCTGCTCGTGGAAGCTCGCAACGCCCCCTGGTCTGCCACCTGAGGGGTACTCAGGAACTCGTGGGGTCTCCGGCGTCTCAGCCGTTGACCTGTGCCGTCACATCCGCGGAGAACGTGGTGAGCCGGGTGTAGACGCCCGGGTAGCCGGCCGCCGCGCAGCCGTCGCCCCAGGAGGTGATGCCCGCCAGCCGGCCGCCGATCAGCAGCGGTCCGCCGCTGTCGCCCTGGCAGGTGTCCACGCCGCCGGAGGAGTAGCCGGCGCACACCATGTCGCTCTGCACGTACCGGGTGCCGTAGGAGCCGCGGCAGCTGGTGTCGGAGACGGTCGGCACGGTCGCGGTGCGCAGCTGGTTGGAGGAGCTGCCGCCCGAGGAGGTGGTGCCCCAGCCGACGATGCGGGCGGTCGTGCCGGCCGCGTACACCGAGGTGTCCGAGGAGGACACGTAGGGCGCCGCGGTGTACGGCATCGACGTCGACAGGGTCAGCACGGCCACGTCGTCGCCCCGGGTGACGCTCCGGTAGCTGGGGTGGACCCATATCCTGCTGACCCTGGCGACGGTGCCGTTGGTGCCGTTGAGGTAGGTGCGCCCGCCGACGACGCGCACACTGCTCGTGGTCTCGCCGGCCATGCAGTGCGCGGCCGTGACGACCTTGGTGGGGGAGACCAGGGTGCCGCCGCAGAACTGGTTCTGGGAGGCGTCGGTGATCTGCATCATGAACGGGTACGCGGACGTCGTGGTCGTCGTACCGCCGACGATGGGCTGCGGGGCGGCGACGGCGGACGGGGCGGCGATCAGCGCCGTCGCGGCGGCGGCAGCGGCTGCCGCGACGAGGGCGGCGGCCTTCTTGGCAAGGGTGAACCCAGACATGGTTCTCCTCGTGGGGTTGCCGGTGGGGGTCGCACGGGGTGGGGGGTCGAGCACGAGGGCCTCGGGGCCGGTCCTCGTGTGCCCGGCGAGCGGCACGGCGTTCACGTTAGGACCGGGAGCGGGACCGCCCCAATGAGGGAACCCCCTAGGGCTGTTGGGCAGGGATAACCCTCGGTCGCCCGTCCCGGCCGGCGGCGGCGCTACTTCGTGCGGCGGCCCGCGGCCAGACGGACGATGTCGACGCGCGAGCGGATGCCCAGCTTGCGGTAGACCCGGGTGAGGGTCGCCTCCACGGTCTTGACGCTGATGAACAGCCGGGCGGCGATCTCCCGGTTGGTGGCGCCCTCCATCACCAGCGCGGCGACCTGCCGTTCCATCGCGGCCAGTCCGTCCAGGGCGCCCGCCGCCGCGGCGGGCACGGGCTCGGCCTCCGCGGGACCGGCGGCCACGGCCCGCTCCACCTGGCGCAGCCAGGGCAGCGCGCGGCAGCGCCGGAACAGCCGGGCGGCCTCGTCGTACGCGGCCGGCCCCGGACCCTGGGCGGCCCGCAGCCGGGCCCGCGCGAAGGCGGCCCGCGCCTCCTCAAGGCCGAAGCCCAGCTTGGCGAGCCGCTCCTGCGCCGACGTCAACTGCGCGTAAGCCGCCTGGTGTTCGCCGCGTGCCGCACGCACCAGGGCCTCCGCCCGGTCGAGCACCGCCAGCACACTCGCCCGGTTCAGGCGCAGCGCGTGCACCCGGGTGACGTTGATGAGTTCCTGCGCCTCGCCCGGCTCGCCGACGCGCACCAGCGCCTCGGCGAGGTCGCCCTGCCAGCGGCCCCGCGCCGGGTCGTTGATGCCCATGCCGTGCTCCAGCTCCCGCACCCGGCGCAGCGAGCGGACGGCGCCCTGCGCGTCCCCGGCCACCAACTGGGCGTAGCCCAGGGCGGCCAGGGCGAGGGAGAGGTACAACTGGTCGCCGTCCACCTCGGCGTGGTCCGCGGCCTCGCGGGCCAGCGTCAGGGCACGCTCCACGTCCCCGCCCGACGCCTCCGCGAGCGAGGCGAGCATGGCGGAGGCGCTCTCGCCGATCCCGGAGTCCCGGGCCAGCCGCAGGCTCTCCCGGCCCAGGTCCAGTGCCCGGCCGCAGTGCCCGGAGCGCAGCTCGGTGTCGGCCAGCAGCCGCGAGAAGTGCACCTCGCTCTCCACCATGCCGCGCCGCCGCGCCTCCCTCAGCAGCGAGGTGATGGCCGTACGGGCCTCCGGCAGCTGGTCGCTCATCAGCAGCCAGCGGAACCGCGCCATCGCGGCGCCGTTGTGGTGGCTGGCCACATCGGGGTCCTGCGGCTCCTGGAGCGCCCGCCGGATCGTCGCGGGGGCGTCCGGGTGGCCCATCAGGGTCTCGGTGGACGACTGGAAGGCCAGCGCCATCAGCTCGGTGCGCCGGTCCCCGCCCCGCGCCGCCAGCTCCGCGGCGTGCGCGGCCTCCTGGCGGGACTTGGCGAAGTCGCCGTCCACCACCACCTCCCGCCAGGCGAGCTGGTAGTGGACCAGGGCGAGCAGCCGGGGATCGTCCCCGGCGTCGGCCAGCACCTGCGGGAAGACGGCGTCGACCTCGCCGAGCGCCTGCCCGGCCGCCTCGATGACCACCATCCACGCCCGCACCCGCTCCGCGGGCACCGTCGCCCGGGTCAGCACCTCACGCGCTATGTCCCGGGCCAGGTCGACCTCGCCCGCGGTGATCGCGTCCTCCGCGGCCTGCAGCCGCCGCTCGTCGGGACCCGGCTCGCCGTCGGCCGGGGTGTGCCGGGCGGCCAGCAGTCCCAGCGAGGCGGCGACCGAGGGCGCCCCCCGGTCCCGGGCCAGGGCGGCGGCCTCCGCGAGCCGGGCCGCCACCTCCGGGTCGGGGCCGGTGGCGGCCAGCGCCAGGTGCCGGGCCCGCTCGATCGGGTCGGAGGCCGCCGTGGACAGCGCCGTGTGCGCGGCCCGCCGTTCCCCCGCCGGGGCCTCCGCGTACAGGGCAGCCGAGATCAGCGGATGCGCGAAGCGCAGCGCCGGCTCCTCCGGGTCCGTCACCAGCAGCCCGAGCGCCGCCGCCCGGGCCGTCTCGGCCTCGGCGTTCTCCCGGCCGGCCGCGTGCAGCAGGGCCAGGGTGGGGCGGGCGCCCGCGCTTGCCACCAGCAGGGTGCGCCGGGCGTCGTCGGACAGCATCTCCAGACGGCTGAGGACCAGGGCCCGCAGCGAGGTCGGCACCGGCAGCGGCTCGCCCGGCCGCGGGCGGGCCGGGCTCTCGGCGAGGGCGCGGCCCAGTTCGAGGGCGAAGAGCGGGTTGCCGCCGCTGGTGCGGTGGATGTCCCGGACCGTGGAGCGGGACAGACCGGTGTAGCCGCGGTGGTCCAGCAGCGCGGCGACCTGGGGCCGGGAGAACGGGCCCAGCCGCACCGCGAGCGTGTCGGGCGGGCAGGCCCGCAGATGACGGTCGTACTCCTCGCCGTCCGTGCGGACCGCGCACAGCATCCGCACCGGACTGTCGCCGAGCCGCCGTGCCGCGAAGCCGAGGAGCTCGGCGCTCGCGGGATCCAGCCACTGGAGATCGTCGGCGACGACGAGGACCGGTCCCTCGGCGGCCAGCGCGCGCAGCGTGGACAGCACCGCGAGACGCAGCGCCAGCCCGTCCCGCTGCAGGCTGGACTCGCCGCGCCCGGTGAGCGCCGACTCCAGCGCGGTGCGCTGGGCGGCGGGCAGCCGGGCGGAGACCCTGTCGAGGACCAGACCGAACAGATCGGCCAGCGCCAGGAACGGAAGATGCGATTCGGACTCCGTCGCCGAACAGCGCAGCACCGTCCCCGACGCACCGGCGTTTTCGGCCGCAAGTGCCCGCAGCACAGTCGATTTACCTATTCCCGCGGGGCCGTGCAGCAGCACGCTGCCCCCTCGGGCGAGCTGCTCGCGCGCCTCCGCGTAGAGCTCCTCCCGGCCTATGACCAGGTCGGGGCGGCACCTGGCAGGCTCCTTGAAGTCCCGTCGCACGGTCACCGCTCCCCTCCGTGTGGCGTGTCCTGGCCAATATTAGGCAACGGGTTCCTTAATTCCGGGCGGACCGTGTAGTGAGGCAAATTACAGCGGGCCGACCCACCGTAAATCCAAAGTCCAATCGGTGGTATTGCCCGCCATGGAAAACACCTCAAACCTATGGCAACCACCCGGTCCGGCGGGCCGCGACCACGGCCTGCCCCCGGGTCCGCACCCCCAGCTTGCGCATCGCCGACCGCAGGTACGCCTTGACGGTTTCGGCCGTCACGCCCAGCCGCTCGCCCGTCACGCCGTTGGTCGCCCCCGCCGCCACACAGGCGAGGACGTCCACCTCCCGGGGCGTGAGCCGCACCGTCACCGACGGGGCGGTCTCGGCGGTGAGCAGGGCGCACGCCTGGAGCAGCTCGGCCCGCAGCGCGGGGTCCGCGATCCGCGGGGCCAGCGCCCGCAGCGCCGCGTGCGCCTCACGCACCTGCTCCCAGGCCGCTCCGGACGCCCCGGCCGCCCGTTCCGGCCCGGTTGCCGCCGCCATCAACTCGGCCGCCTCCTCCCGCACCACCAGCGCCTGCTCCACGTCCCGCGCCGCCTGCACCGCCGCGCCGAGCGTGCGGTCGCCCAGGGGCTGGGCGGCGCGCAGGGCGCCGTAGAGCACCGCCCGCACCCGACGCCGCACCACCACCGGCACGGCGACGACGGAGCGCAGGCCCTCGGCGGCGACCGGGACGTCGTACTCGTGGCTGATCTGCCGCGAGACCGAGTAGTCCGTCACCGCGCACGGCCGGGCCAGCGCCGCCGCCTTCCCGCCCAGACCGAAGCCGGAGGTCACCGCGAGCGCGCTCAGCGCGGGCGTCGCGGTGCCGCTCAGCTCGCTGATGCGCACCTGCCGACGGCCGGGCTCCACCAGTCCGCCGAAGGCGACCGGCAGCCCGGTCGCGCACCGCAGCCGGGCCAGCGCCCCGCGGATCTCCACCGCGTCGCCCGTGCTCGTCGGGTCAGCCGTCACCTGTTCGCCCCCTCGTCGCGGCTCCTGTGCGGACGCACACCCCCGTTCGGGGGTAGTGAGACCTGCATCACGGATTACACGATGGCGGAGAGCCGCCCGGCAATGGTCCGGCACGAGGAGGAGACATGACGACGGCGACGGAGGCGTTCCGCGGGGCCCGGGACTTCCTGCTGGAACACCGCGAGGACTACGCCACCGCCCACCGGGACTTCGCCTGGCCCCGGCCGGAGCGGTTCAACTGGGCGCTCGACTGGTTCGACGTGATCGCGGACGGCAACGACCGCACCGCCCTGCACCTCGTCGAGGAGGACGGCGGCGAGCAGCGGCTGTCCTTCGCCGCGCTGGCCCGCCGCTCCGACCAGGTCGCCAACTGGCTCCGGCAGCGGGGCGTGGCCGCCGAGGACCGGGTGCTGGTCATGCTCGGCAACCAGGCGGAGCTGTGGGAGACCGCGCTGGCCGCGATGAAGCTGCGCGCCGTGGTGATCCCGGCCACCCCGCTGCTCGGCCCCGCCGATCTGCGCGACCGCGTCGACCGGGGCCGCGTCCGCCATGTGATCGTGCGCGCCTCGGACGCCGCGAAGTTCGACGGCGTGCCCGGCGACTACACCCGTATCGCCGTGGGGGAGGGGGCGGACGAGAGCTGGCTGCCCTACGAGGACGCCTACGGGGCCGCCGAGCACTTCGCGCCCGACGGGCCCACCCTCTCCGACGACCCGCTGATGCTGTACTTCACCTCCGGCACCACCGCCCGCCCCAAGCTGGTCGAGCACACCCACACCTCGTACCCGATCGGCCACCTGGCGACGATGTACTGGATCGGCCTGAAGCCCGGCGACGTGCATCTGAACATCTCGTCGCCCGGCTGGGCCAAGCACGCCTGGTCCAACCTCTTCGCCCCGTGGAACGCCGAGGCGACCGTCTTCCTGCACAACTACACGCGCTTCGACGCGCCCCGGCTGATGGCCGAGATGGACAAGGCGGGCGTCACCACCTTCTGCGCCCCGCCGACCGTGTGGCGGATGCTCATCCAGGCCGACCTGACGCAGCTGCGCACCCCGCCCCGCGAGGTCGTCGCCGCCGGCGAACCCCTCAACCCGGAGGTCATCGAGCAGGTCCGGCGGGCCTGGGGCCTCACCGTCCGGGACGGCTTCGGCCAGACCGAGACCGCCGTGCAGGTCTCCAACAGCCCCGGACAGGTCCTCAAGACCGGCTCCATGGGCCGCCCCAGCCCCGGCTACCGGGTGGAGCTCCTCGACCCGGTCTCCGGCGCGCCCGGCGCCGCGGAGGGCGAGATCGCGCTGGACCTCTCCGACCGTCCGGTGGGCCTGATGACCGGCTACCACGGCGACCCGGACCGTACGGCGGAGGCGATGGCCGGCGGCTACTACCGGACCGGCGACATCGGCTCCCGGGACGAGGACGGCTACATCACCTACGTCGGCCGCGCGGACGACGTGTTCAAGGCCTCCGACTACAAGATCAGCCCGTTCGAGCTGGAGAGCGCCCTGCTGGAGCACGAGGCGGTCGCCGAGGCGGCCGTCGTGCCGGCCCCGGACGAGCTGCGGCTGGCCGTCCCCAAGGCGTACGTCGTGCTCGCGGAGGGCTGGCAGCCCGGCCCGGACACCGCGAAGGTGCTGTTCGAGCACTCCCGTGAGGTGCTCGCCCCCTACAAGCGGCTCCGCCGCCTGGAGTTCGGGGAGCTGCCCAAGACCGTCTCCGGCAAGATCCGCCGCATCGAGCTGCGCGAGGCCACGGCCGCCGGTTCCGCGAACGAGTACCGCGAGGAGGACTTCCGGTGACCGCACCCCTGTCGTACGCCCACGGCACCGGCACGACGCCGCTGCTCGGCGACACCATCGGCGCCAACCTGGCCCGGACGGTCGCCGCATGGCCCGACCGCGAGGCCCTGGTCGACGTGGCCTCCGGACGGCGCTGGACCTACGCCGAGTTCGGGGCCGCCGTCGACGAGGTGGCGCGGGGACTGCTGGCGAAGGGGATCACCACCGGGGACCGGGTCGGGATCTGGGCGGTCAACTGCCCGGAGTGGGTCCTGGTGCAGTACGCCACCGCCCGCATCGGCGTCATCATGGTGAACATCAACCCGGCTTACCGGGCACACGAGTTGGAGTATGTGCTCAAACAGTCCGGGATCTCGCTGCTCGTCTCCTCGCTCGCCCACAAGGGCAGCGACTACCGGGCGCTGGTGGAGCAGGTGCGCGGAGCCTGCCCGGACCTGCGGGAGACCGTCTACATCGGCGACCCGTCGTGGGACGCGCTGACCGGGGCCGCCGCGGCGGTGCCGCCGGAGCGGCCCGACGAGATCGCCGCCGGGCTGAGCTGCGACGACCCGGTCAACATCCAGTACACCTCGGGCACCACCGGCTTCCCGAAGGGCGCCACGCTCTCCCACCACAACATCCTCAACAACGGCTACTGGGTGGGCCGTACCGTCGGCTACACGGAGCGGGACCGGGTCTGTCTGCCGGTGCCGTTCTACCACTGCTTCGGCATGGTCATGGGCAACCTGGCGGCCACCTCGCACGGCGCCTGCATCGTCGTCCCCGCCCCCTCCTTCGATCCGGCGGCCACGCTGGAGGCCGTCCAGCGGGAGCGCTGCACCTCGCTCTACGGCGTGCCCACCATGTTCATCGCCGAGCTGAACCTGCCCGGCTTCGCGTCGTACGACCTCACCTCGCTGCGGACCGGCATCATGGCGGGCTCGCCGTGTCCGGTGGAGGTGATGAAGCGGGTGGTCGCCGAGATGCACATGGAGCAGGTCTCCATCTGCTACGGCATGACCGAGACCTCCCCGGTCTCCCTGCAGACCCGCATGGACGACGACCTGGAGCACCGCACCGGCACCGTCGGCCGGGTGCTGCCGCACATCGAGGTCAAGGTCGTCGACCCGGCCACCGGTGTCACCCTGCCGCGGGGCGCCGCGGGGGAGTTGTGCACCCGGGGGTACAGCGTGATGCTCGGCTACTGGAACGAGCCGGAGAAGACCGCCGAGGCCGTCGACGCCGGCCGCTGGATGCACACCGGGGACCTCGCGGTGATGCGCGAGGACGGGTACGTGGAGATCGTCGGGCGCATCAAGGACATGATCATCCGGGGCGGGGAGAACATCTACCCGCGCGAGATCGAGGAGTTCCTCTACGCCCACCCGAAGATCGCGGACGTCCAGGTCGTCGGGATCGCGCACGAGCGGTACGGCGAGGAGGTGCTGGCCTGCGTGGTCCCGCGCGACCCGGCCGACCCGCTCACCCTGGAGGAACTCCGCGCCTTCTGCGCGGACCGCCTGGCCCACTACAAGATCCCCAGCCGGCTCCAGCTCCTCGACACCTTCCCGATGACGGTGTCCGGGAAGGTGCGCAAGGTGGAACTCCGCGAGCGGTACGCGGTGGCCGACTAGCGGCGCCCTCAGGCCCCGCCGGCGACGTCCAGCGCGCCGGCGGGGCCCTTCTCTTGACGGCTTCGGCAGCCCTCCCTACATTCATTCCAGATAGCAGAAAATGACTTCCACCATACGGAAGAAGCTCGCCGTAGGGCGCGACGGGAGTGCGAATCCGGCAGCCGAGGCAGGAGTACCCGATGGCTCGAATGACCGCTGCCCGCGCGGCAGTCGAAATCCTCGGACGCGAGGGCGTCACCGACGTGTTCGGCGTCCCGGGCGCGGCGATCAACCCCTTCTACGCGGCGCTCAGGGCATCCGGCGGCATCACCCACACCCTCGCCCGCCACGTCGAGGGCGCCTCGCACATGGCCGAGGGCTACACCCGCGCCCGCCCCGGCAACATCGGGGTGTGCGTCGGCACCTCAGGACCGGCCGGCACCGACATGATCACCGGCCTGTACTCCGCGACCGGCGACTCCGTCCCCATCCTGTGCGTCACCGGCCAGGCGCCCACCGCGGTGCTCCACAAGGAGGACTTCCAGGCCGTCGACATCGCCGCCGTCGCGGGCCCGGTCACCAAGATGGCGGTGACCGTGCTGGAGGCCGCGCAGGTCCCCGGCGTCTTCCAGCAGGCCTTCCACC carries:
- a CDS encoding polysaccharide pyruvyl transferase family protein, with amino-acid sequence MYGRERSGPRRVLLTGWFSFRDGEATAGDVLALRRVEEVLRGAGMAYDVVWSPGFRPADLHFDDVRPGDYSHLVFVCGPLHGPQVEELHRRFAHCVRIAVGTSVIDPDGEAARGFHRVLARDGPGSEPSEDLAARAPAVPARPVVGVILTDGQHEYGPRRRHEQVSERVTRWLAGKDCARLELETRLDTRDWHLSATPAQVESVLARLDLVVTDRLHGLVLGLRVGTPVLAVDPVAGGAKVTAQARACGWPALVGAEQVDARRLDRWWDWCLTSGRVAARQMRDAFREGRVPDGADRLVQVLATRAGTG
- a CDS encoding winged helix DNA-binding domain-containing protein; this translates as MTKTKRGAAPAPAGVLGARALNRATLARQLLLRRSPMTAEEAVGHLVGLQAQNVKPPYYALAARLDGFTPEALSGPMASRAVARLVTLRSTIHTHTADDCLTLRPLVQPARDRELNSFRKGLAGVCPDRLAALARELVEAEPRTMGQLREALLKEWPDADPGALAVAARCKLPLVQITPRGLWGRSGQVTLTTAEHWLGRPAEPAPSPDGTVLRYLAAFGPASVKDMQVWAGLTRLREAFERLRPRLVTFRDDNGVELFDLPDAPRPDPDSPAPPRFLPEFDNLLLSHADRARVVPPEYRGRHWRGNIAYRTLLVDGFLAGLWRLDGDALVIETFGRLGRDRWEEVAAEGERMLRVLHPGTAYDVRPGTVRG
- a CDS encoding S1 family peptidase, whose translation is MSGFTLAKKAAALVAAAAAAAATALIAAPSAVAAPQPIVGGTTTTTSAYPFMMQITDASQNQFCGGTLVSPTKVVTAAHCMAGETTSSVRVVGGRTYLNGTNGTVARVSRIWVHPSYRSVTRGDDVAVLTLSTSMPYTAAPYVSSSDTSVYAAGTTARIVGWGTTSSGGSSSNQLRTATVPTVSDTSCRGSYGTRYVQSDMVCAGYSSGGVDTCQGDSGGPLLIGGRLAGITSWGDGCAAAGYPGVYTRLTTFSADVTAQVNG
- a CDS encoding ATP-binding protein, yielding MTVRRDFKEPARCRPDLVIGREELYAEAREQLARGGSVLLHGPAGIGKSTVLRALAAENAGASGTVLRCSATESESHLPFLALADLFGLVLDRVSARLPAAQRTALESALTGRGESSLQRDGLALRLAVLSTLRALAAEGPVLVVADDLQWLDPASAELLGFAARRLGDSPVRMLCAVRTDGEEYDRHLRACPPDTLAVRLGPFSRPQVAALLDHRGYTGLSRSTVRDIHRTSGGNPLFALELGRALAESPARPRPGEPLPVPTSLRALVLSRLEMLSDDARRTLLVASAGARPTLALLHAAGRENAEAETARAAALGLLVTDPEEPALRFAHPLISAALYAEAPAGERRAAHTALSTAASDPIERARHLALAATGPDPEVAARLAEAAALARDRGAPSVAASLGLLAARHTPADGEPGPDERRLQAAEDAITAGEVDLARDIAREVLTRATVPAERVRAWMVVIEAAGQALGEVDAVFPQVLADAGDDPRLLALVHYQLAWREVVVDGDFAKSRQEAAHAAELAARGGDRRTELMALAFQSSTETLMGHPDAPATIRRALQEPQDPDVASHHNGAAMARFRWLLMSDQLPEARTAITSLLREARRRGMVESEVHFSRLLADTELRSGHCGRALDLGRESLRLARDSGIGESASAMLASLAEASGGDVERALTLAREAADHAEVDGDQLYLSLALAALGYAQLVAGDAQGAVRSLRRVRELEHGMGINDPARGRWQGDLAEALVRVGEPGEAQELINVTRVHALRLNRASVLAVLDRAEALVRAARGEHQAAYAQLTSAQERLAKLGFGLEEARAAFARARLRAAQGPGPAAYDEAARLFRRCRALPWLRQVERAVAAGPAEAEPVPAAAAGALDGLAAMERQVAALVMEGATNREIAARLFISVKTVEATLTRVYRKLGIRSRVDIVRLAAGRRTK
- a CDS encoding helix-turn-helix transcriptional regulator, whose translation is MEIRGALARLRCATGLPVAFGGLVEPGRRQVRISELSGTATPALSALAVTSGFGLGGKAAALARPCAVTDYSVSRQISHEYDVPVAAEGLRSVVAVPVVVRRRVRAVLYGALRAAQPLGDRTLGAAVQAARDVEQALVVREEAAELMAAATGPERAAGASGAAWEQVREAHAALRALAPRIADPALRAELLQACALLTAETAPSVTVRLTPREVDVLACVAAGATNGVTGERLGVTAETVKAYLRSAMRKLGVRTRGQAVVAARRTGWLP
- a CDS encoding AMP-binding protein gives rise to the protein MTTATEAFRGARDFLLEHREDYATAHRDFAWPRPERFNWALDWFDVIADGNDRTALHLVEEDGGEQRLSFAALARRSDQVANWLRQRGVAAEDRVLVMLGNQAELWETALAAMKLRAVVIPATPLLGPADLRDRVDRGRVRHVIVRASDAAKFDGVPGDYTRIAVGEGADESWLPYEDAYGAAEHFAPDGPTLSDDPLMLYFTSGTTARPKLVEHTHTSYPIGHLATMYWIGLKPGDVHLNISSPGWAKHAWSNLFAPWNAEATVFLHNYTRFDAPRLMAEMDKAGVTTFCAPPTVWRMLIQADLTQLRTPPREVVAAGEPLNPEVIEQVRRAWGLTVRDGFGQTETAVQVSNSPGQVLKTGSMGRPSPGYRVELLDPVSGAPGAAEGEIALDLSDRPVGLMTGYHGDPDRTAEAMAGGYYRTGDIGSRDEDGYITYVGRADDVFKASDYKISPFELESALLEHEAVAEAAVVPAPDELRLAVPKAYVVLAEGWQPGPDTAKVLFEHSREVLAPYKRLRRLEFGELPKTVSGKIRRIELREATAAGSANEYREEDFR
- a CDS encoding AMP-binding protein, whose translation is MTAPLSYAHGTGTTPLLGDTIGANLARTVAAWPDREALVDVASGRRWTYAEFGAAVDEVARGLLAKGITTGDRVGIWAVNCPEWVLVQYATARIGVIMVNINPAYRAHELEYVLKQSGISLLVSSLAHKGSDYRALVEQVRGACPDLRETVYIGDPSWDALTGAAAAVPPERPDEIAAGLSCDDPVNIQYTSGTTGFPKGATLSHHNILNNGYWVGRTVGYTERDRVCLPVPFYHCFGMVMGNLAATSHGACIVVPAPSFDPAATLEAVQRERCTSLYGVPTMFIAELNLPGFASYDLTSLRTGIMAGSPCPVEVMKRVVAEMHMEQVSICYGMTETSPVSLQTRMDDDLEHRTGTVGRVLPHIEVKVVDPATGVTLPRGAAGELCTRGYSVMLGYWNEPEKTAEAVDAGRWMHTGDLAVMREDGYVEIVGRIKDMIIRGGENIYPREIEEFLYAHPKIADVQVVGIAHERYGEEVLACVVPRDPADPLTLEELRAFCADRLAHYKIPSRLQLLDTFPMTVSGKVRKVELRERYAVAD